A genomic region of Chryseobacterium sp. KACC 21268 contains the following coding sequences:
- a CDS encoding YceI family protein, which yields MATKWLLDPTHSEITFKVKHLMISNVKGEFTTFNAEIDAEDDTFASAKVSAFIDTDSIFTNNTDRDNHLKSADFFNAEANPKITFEASTLNGDVTGNLTLNGVTKEITLDVDFGGINSDPWGNTKAGFSFEGKIKRSDFGLTWNAALETGGVMVSEDVKIAGELQFVKQ from the coding sequence ATGGCAACTAAATGGTTATTAGACCCAACGCATAGCGAAATCACTTTCAAAGTAAAACACCTGATGATTTCCAACGTGAAAGGAGAATTCACAACTTTCAACGCAGAGATCGACGCAGAAGATGACACGTTCGCAAGCGCAAAAGTTTCCGCTTTCATCGACACAGATTCTATCTTCACCAACAATACAGACAGAGACAATCACCTGAAATCTGCAGATTTCTTCAACGCAGAAGCCAACCCGAAAATCACTTTCGAAGCTTCCACTTTGAACGGCGATGTGACTGGAAACCTAACATTGAACGGCGTTACCAAAGAAATCACTTTGGACGTGGACTTCGGCGGAATCAATTCTGACCCTTGGGGCAACACCAAAGCAGGTTTCTCATTCGAAGGAAAAATCAAAAGAAGCGACTTCGGTTTGACTTGGAACGCAGCCTTGGAAACAGGCGGTGTGATGGTGAGCGAAGACGTGAAAATTGCAGGAGAACTGCAGTTCGTAAAGCAATAA